A genomic stretch from Bacillus sp. N1-1 includes:
- a CDS encoding G5 and 3D domain-containing protein has product MKSNMENFFARLKGGKNVFMICLSVIVLGLVSGFIVFETTKASVTLVLDGEEKLVDTHADTVAELLKDENLSPDAHDYLSHDLSAQLDAGDVIEWKPAFQVTLSVNGNDQQVWSTQETVKGFLENQNIELKEHDEMSVSLDDELKEDMTIAVDEAFKVAVNDGGKQNDIWTTSTTVAGFLEQQNIQLGELDRVEPGKNENVKANSEINVIRVEKVTDVVEEPIDYATIKKNDSSMQKGTEKVVEDGQEGKQEKHYEVVLENGKEISRELKKTDVVKESSDKIVAVGTQVIMQTAVKTSSDSSTPTKSTKSSSSKPEPADDAKKSEPKAKSEPAGKAGKVLNVSTTAYTANCTGCSGITSTGFNLKSNPNAKVIAVDPSVIPLGSKVFVEGYGTAIAADTGGAIKGNKIDVFFSSKSQAYAWGNKTVQITILD; this is encoded by the coding sequence ATGAAATCGAACATGGAAAACTTTTTTGCTCGTCTTAAGGGCGGAAAGAACGTATTCATGATTTGCTTAAGTGTAATTGTACTAGGTTTAGTCTCCGGCTTTATCGTGTTTGAAACTACAAAAGCTTCGGTCACGCTTGTCCTTGATGGGGAAGAGAAGTTAGTAGATACACATGCAGATACAGTTGCGGAGTTATTAAAAGATGAAAACTTGAGTCCTGATGCTCATGATTATTTAAGTCACGATTTATCAGCACAGCTGGATGCTGGTGACGTTATTGAATGGAAGCCGGCTTTTCAAGTAACGCTGTCGGTCAATGGAAATGATCAACAGGTCTGGTCAACGCAAGAGACCGTTAAAGGTTTTCTCGAAAATCAGAACATTGAGCTAAAAGAACATGATGAAATGTCTGTTTCACTCGATGATGAATTGAAGGAAGATATGACAATTGCCGTTGATGAGGCGTTTAAAGTGGCTGTAAATGACGGTGGAAAACAGAATGATATTTGGACAACTTCGACTACGGTCGCTGGCTTTTTAGAACAGCAGAACATTCAACTTGGAGAACTTGATCGCGTAGAACCAGGAAAAAACGAGAATGTAAAAGCGAACTCGGAAATCAACGTGATTCGAGTAGAAAAGGTCACCGATGTAGTGGAAGAACCAATCGACTATGCAACCATTAAGAAAAACGATAGCTCGATGCAAAAAGGAACTGAAAAAGTAGTAGAAGATGGACAAGAAGGCAAGCAAGAGAAACATTATGAAGTTGTTTTAGAAAACGGCAAAGAGATTTCACGTGAACTTAAGAAAACAGATGTTGTGAAGGAAAGCAGTGACAAAATTGTTGCTGTTGGAACTCAGGTGATTATGCAAACAGCTGTTAAAACGAGTAGCGATTCATCAACGCCTACTAAATCAACTAAGTCGTCGTCTAGCAAGCCTGAGCCTGCTGATGATGCGAAGAAGTCTGAACCAAAAGCTAAAAGTGAACCTGCTGGTAAAGCTGGTAAAGTTCTTAACGTATCAACAACAGCATACACAGCAAACTGTACAGGATGTTCAGGAATTACTTCGACTGGGTTTAACTTAAAGTCCAACCCTAATGCGAAAGTGATCGCGGTTGATCCAAGTGTTATTCCACTAGGCTCAAAAGTATTTGTTGAAGGATATGGAACGGCGATTGCTGCTGATACAGGGGGAGCAATCAAAGGAAACAAAATTGACGTCTTTTTCTCATCCAAGTCACAGGCCTATGCATGGGGAAATAAGACCGTACAAATTACGATTCTCGATTAG
- the rnmV gene encoding ribonuclease M5 yields the protein MKVKEVIIVEGKNDTLAVKRALDADTLETNGSEISEETLIRIELAWRRRGVIVFTDPDYPGTRIRQIISERLPSCKHAFLNKKRAISSNGKKVGIEHASIQDIQEAILSVREEFETPEVLIEWEDLIAAGLVVGDRAKERRKALGERLQMGYMNGKQLFKRLQMFQISKEEFRQALEEVLQEEEK from the coding sequence GTGAAAGTAAAAGAAGTTATTATCGTAGAGGGTAAGAACGATACGCTGGCTGTTAAGCGTGCTTTAGATGCTGATACGCTTGAAACAAATGGTTCAGAAATTAGTGAAGAAACGCTCATACGAATTGAATTAGCCTGGAGGAGAAGGGGCGTTATTGTTTTTACAGACCCTGATTATCCTGGGACACGTATTCGACAGATCATAAGCGAGCGACTTCCTTCATGCAAGCATGCTTTTCTTAACAAAAAGCGAGCGATCTCTTCAAATGGAAAAAAAGTTGGGATCGAGCACGCTTCAATTCAGGATATTCAAGAGGCTATCCTTTCAGTAAGAGAAGAGTTTGAGACACCGGAGGTCTTAATTGAATGGGAAGATTTGATTGCAGCAGGTCTTGTGGTTGGTGATCGTGCGAAGGAGAGAAGAAAAGCTCTTGGTGAGCGGTTGCAGATGGGCTATATGAATGGCAAGCAGCTATTCAAACGACTTCAAATGTTTCAAATATCAAAAGAAGAGTTTCGTCAGGCACTCGAAGAAGTGTTACAGGAGGAAGAGAAATGA
- the rsmA gene encoding 16S rRNA (adenine(1518)-N(6)/adenine(1519)-N(6))-dimethyltransferase RsmA yields the protein MNKEISTPVRTKEILAKYGFTFKKSLGQNFLIDSNVLTKIVDQAQLSPESGAIEIGPGIGALTEKLAKRAKKVVAFEIDQRLLPILDDTLSPYPHVHIRHSDVLEADVHQVIAEEFEEGQDLMVVANLPYYVTTPILMKLLEEKLPVRGIVVMIQKEVAERIAAKPGSKEYGSLSLAVQYHAVAKTALTVPKTVFVPKPNVDSAVLHLDLREEPPVDLLDEAYFFEVIRASFGQRRKTLLNNLQNNLLSKDQKPMIEEVLTETGIDGRRRGETLSMEEFAALSNAFYKRRA from the coding sequence ATGAATAAAGAAATATCAACCCCCGTTAGAACAAAAGAAATACTCGCAAAATACGGCTTTACATTTAAGAAAAGCCTTGGCCAAAACTTTCTAATTGACTCGAATGTCCTAACTAAAATTGTCGATCAGGCTCAATTATCACCTGAGTCAGGTGCCATTGAAATTGGTCCTGGAATTGGGGCGCTTACAGAAAAACTTGCGAAACGAGCAAAGAAAGTAGTGGCGTTTGAAATTGACCAGCGCCTTCTCCCAATTCTGGATGATACGCTGTCACCATACCCCCATGTTCATATCCGCCATAGCGATGTGTTAGAAGCAGACGTTCATCAAGTTATCGCTGAAGAATTTGAAGAAGGTCAGGATTTAATGGTGGTGGCAAATCTTCCATACTATGTGACAACCCCTATTCTGATGAAGTTATTAGAAGAAAAACTGCCGGTTCGTGGTATTGTGGTAATGATTCAAAAAGAAGTGGCTGAGCGTATAGCAGCTAAACCTGGCTCAAAAGAATATGGATCGCTTTCACTAGCTGTTCAGTATCATGCTGTAGCAAAAACGGCTTTAACTGTTCCTAAAACAGTGTTCGTTCCTAAACCGAATGTTGATTCTGCAGTGCTTCATTTAGATTTGCGCGAGGAGCCTCCTGTTGATCTTTTGGATGAAGCTTATTTCTTTGAAGTTATTCGAGCAAGTTTTGGTCAGCGCAGAAAGACATTATTAAATAACTTGCAAAATAATTTACTGAGCAAAGATCAAAAGCCAATGATTGAAGAAGTATTAACAGAAACAGGCATTGATGGAAGACGTCGTGGAGAAACACTTTCCATGGAAGAGTTTGCGGCATTAAGCAATGCATTTTATAAGCGAAGAGCTTGA
- the yabG gene encoding sporulation peptidase YabG: MTMKEGDIVARRSYGCDLIFRVTRLNEANKSAELVGEDMRLIADAPYDDLVLIDSSEHKMRREQSKEKEDYSFRLFRQDYQLLRMKREYSATSHFKKETSFFELPGKILHIDGDPLYLSKCLEMYKRLGVPVYGLYMKESEIPENIIKLVNNVRPDILVITGHDAYSKHKGEKKDLQSYRNSRYFVRAVKEVRSVFPNLDHLVIFAGACQSHFESLIRAGANFASSPSRINIHMLDPVFIVSKIALTSFTDHVNVWDALRNTLTGEDGLGGVETKGILRTGMPMKENEDYSE; this comes from the coding sequence ATGACGATGAAAGAAGGAGATATCGTTGCAAGGCGTTCATACGGCTGTGATTTAATCTTCCGTGTTACGAGATTAAATGAAGCGAACAAGTCAGCAGAGCTCGTAGGTGAAGATATGAGGCTCATCGCAGACGCCCCATATGACGATCTCGTATTAATTGACTCAAGTGAACATAAAATGAGGCGAGAGCAGTCGAAAGAGAAAGAGGATTATTCGTTTCGCTTGTTCAGACAAGATTATCAGTTGTTACGTATGAAGCGAGAATATTCGGCTACTAGCCATTTTAAGAAAGAAACGAGTTTCTTTGAACTTCCAGGTAAAATTCTTCATATTGATGGCGATCCACTTTATCTAAGCAAATGTTTAGAAATGTATAAGCGTTTAGGGGTTCCAGTCTATGGTTTGTATATGAAAGAAAGTGAAATCCCTGAGAATATCATTAAATTAGTTAACAATGTAAGACCAGATATTCTAGTGATAACAGGACATGATGCGTATAGTAAACATAAAGGCGAAAAAAAAGATCTGCAGTCCTATCGCAACTCACGTTATTTTGTTCGTGCAGTAAAAGAAGTACGAAGCGTTTTTCCGAACCTAGATCATCTTGTGATTTTTGCTGGTGCGTGCCAGTCTCATTTTGAATCATTAATTCGAGCGGGTGCTAATTTTGCAAGCTCACCTTCAAGGATTAACATCCACATGTTGGATCCCGTTTTTATTGTGTCTAAAATCGCGCTCACGTCATTTACTGATCATGTGAACGTTTGGGATGCTCTAAGGAATACGTTAACCGGTGAAGATGGCCTTGGAGGCGTTGAAACGAAAGGAATACTGCGAACTGGCATGCCTATGAAAGAAAATGAAGATTATTCAGAGTGA
- a CDS encoding Veg family protein: MAKTIIEIKQTLQSQVGKRLTLKANGGRRKTIQRSGILEETYPAVFIVKLDQDTNAFERVSYSYTDILTDTVQITFNEEQAAVSG, encoded by the coding sequence ATGGCAAAAACGATTATTGAGATCAAACAAACGTTACAATCTCAGGTTGGCAAACGCTTGACCTTAAAGGCAAACGGAGGTCGCAGAAAGACAATTCAACGTTCAGGCATCCTTGAAGAAACCTACCCGGCAGTGTTCATAGTTAAGCTGGATCAGGACACTAACGCATTTGAGCGCGTGTCGTACAGCTACACAGATATTCTTACAGATACAGTACAAATTACATTTAATGAAGAACAAGCGGCAGTAAGCGGTTAA
- a CDS encoding small, acid-soluble spore protein, alpha/beta type, with protein MARRRGIMSDHLKEEIAKELGFYDTVQKEGWGGIKARDAGNIVKRAIQLAEEQLGNQQKH; from the coding sequence ATGGCGAGACGTAGAGGGATTATGTCCGATCATTTGAAAGAAGAAATTGCGAAAGAGCTTGGATTTTATGATACGGTTCAGAAAGAAGGTTGGGGAGGAATTAAAGCTCGCGATGCAGGTAACATCGTGAAGCGTGCGATTCAACTAGCAGAAGAACAGCTTGGAAACCAACAAAAACACTGA
- the ispE gene encoding 4-(cytidine 5'-diphospho)-2-C-methyl-D-erythritol kinase: protein MRKKLSVKAPAKINLALDVLHKRPDGFHEVEMVMTNVDLADRLELTELRRNEIIIESTSGFVPDDQRNLAFQAAALLKKKFNIRQGIAIKIDKQIPVAAGLAGGSSDAAATLRGLNELWELGLTYDELADIGSEIGSDVAFCVYGGTALAKGRGEIIKPIDAPPPCWVILAKPSIGVSTAEVYRRLRTSEMNHPDVKGMMQAIEDKNYEAICDLLGNVLEDVTLKLHPEVRQIKEKMESLGADGVLMSGSGPTVFGLTRHESRMQRIYNGLRGFCGQVYAVRLLGEKNP, encoded by the coding sequence ATGAGAAAAAAATTGAGTGTGAAAGCGCCGGCGAAGATAAACTTAGCACTTGATGTGCTTCATAAACGACCTGATGGCTTTCATGAAGTGGAAATGGTTATGACGAATGTAGATCTGGCGGACCGTCTTGAGTTAACCGAGCTAAGACGGAATGAAATCATTATTGAATCCACTAGTGGTTTTGTACCTGATGATCAGAGAAATTTAGCGTTTCAAGCGGCAGCCCTCCTCAAAAAGAAATTTAACATCCGACAGGGAATTGCCATCAAAATCGATAAGCAAATTCCTGTAGCAGCTGGATTAGCTGGAGGAAGTAGTGATGCGGCAGCAACGTTAAGAGGTCTTAATGAACTTTGGGAATTAGGACTTACTTATGATGAACTTGCTGATATAGGTTCTGAGATTGGCTCAGACGTGGCTTTTTGCGTTTATGGAGGTACGGCCCTTGCCAAGGGACGAGGAGAGATTATCAAGCCGATCGATGCACCTCCTCCGTGCTGGGTCATTCTTGCGAAACCTTCGATTGGGGTTTCCACAGCAGAAGTTTATCGACGTCTTCGTACGAGTGAAATGAATCATCCTGATGTAAAAGGAATGATGCAAGCGATTGAGGACAAAAATTACGAAGCCATTTGTGACCTTCTCGGAAATGTTTTAGAAGATGTGACATTAAAACTTCATCCGGAAGTGCGTCAAATCAAAGAGAAAATGGAAAGTCTAGGTGCTGATGGGGTCCTTATGAGTGGAAGTGGACCAACTGTCTTTGGACTAACCCGTCACGAATCAAGAATGCAGCGAATTTATAATGGATTACGAGGCTTTTGTGGTCAAGTGTATGCGGTTCGTCTGCTAGGTGAGAAGAACCCTTGA
- the purR gene encoding pur operon repressor — protein MKMKRSSRLVDMTRYMLEHPHRLVSLTYFSERYGAAKSSISEDLVIIKENFEQQGVGSLLTVPGAAGGVRYMPLISDEEADRVVGELCDFLESPDRLLPGGYLYLTDILGNPEIMNQVGRLFASVFADRKIDCVMTVATKGIPLAYAAASHLNVPVVIVRRDSKVTEGSTVSINYVSGSSKRIQTMALARRSLKPGANVLIVDDFMKAGGTIQGMVNLLEEFQADVAGIGVLVEAEGEGEERLVEEYVSMMNLGGVDMKERSIQVAPGNYKKFLARLTEGVENE, from the coding sequence ATGAAGATGAAACGGAGTTCTCGGTTAGTGGACATGACAAGGTATATGTTAGAGCATCCACACCGCTTAGTTTCACTAACTTATTTCTCAGAGCGCTATGGCGCAGCTAAATCTTCAATCAGCGAAGATTTGGTTATTATTAAAGAAAATTTTGAGCAACAGGGTGTCGGATCGTTATTGACTGTTCCTGGTGCAGCTGGTGGTGTTCGATACATGCCGCTCATCAGTGATGAAGAAGCAGACCGCGTCGTTGGAGAGCTGTGTGATTTCTTAGAAAGTCCTGATCGCCTTCTCCCGGGTGGGTATTTGTATTTAACTGATATCTTAGGAAATCCAGAAATTATGAACCAGGTTGGACGTCTTTTCGCATCTGTCTTCGCTGACCGTAAAATTGATTGCGTGATGACTGTTGCGACAAAAGGGATTCCACTTGCGTATGCAGCTGCCAGTCACCTTAACGTTCCAGTTGTTATCGTAAGGCGTGATAGCAAGGTGACGGAAGGCTCAACGGTAAGTATTAACTATGTATCAGGCTCATCCAAACGAATTCAAACGATGGCTCTTGCTCGTAGGAGTTTGAAGCCTGGCGCTAATGTCCTAATCGTGGACGACTTCATGAAAGCAGGTGGAACGATTCAAGGAATGGTAAACCTTCTTGAAGAGTTCCAGGCTGACGTAGCTGGAATAGGCGTTCTCGTTGAAGCGGAAGGTGAAGGAGAAGAACGATTGGTAGAAGAGTATGTCTCGATGATGAACCTAGGTGGAGTCGATATGAAAGAGCGTTCGATTCAGGTAGCACCAGGAAACTACAAAAAATTTCTTGCGCGATTAACTGAAGGAGTGGAGAACGAATGA
- a CDS encoding RidA family protein, with the protein MKTVYTKSAPEAIGPYSQGMIVNNLFYSSGQIPLRADGTFVDGAIEEQTHQVFSNVKAVLEAAGSSLNRVVKTTVYIQDMNQFGAINEIYGEYFDTHKPARSCVEVARLPKDALIEIEVIALVG; encoded by the coding sequence ATGAAAACTGTCTACACGAAATCAGCACCAGAAGCAATTGGCCCTTATTCACAAGGAATGATCGTTAACAACTTGTTTTATAGCTCGGGTCAAATTCCTTTACGAGCAGATGGAACATTTGTTGATGGCGCAATTGAAGAGCAGACACATCAAGTCTTTTCGAATGTAAAAGCTGTTCTTGAAGCTGCGGGGTCATCACTTAATCGCGTTGTGAAAACAACCGTGTACATCCAGGATATGAATCAATTTGGAGCGATTAATGAAATATACGGGGAATACTTTGATACACACAAGCCAGCGCGGTCCTGTGTTGAAGTAGCGCGACTTCCTAAAGACGCCCTTATTGAAATAGAAGTGATTGCCTTAGTCGGTTAA
- the spoVG gene encoding septation regulator SpoVG — MEITDVRLRRVNTEGRMRAIASITMDHEFVVHDIRVIDGNNGMFVAMPSKRTPDGEFRDIAHPISSNTREKIQTAVLAEYHRVGEMEAAYEEAGAS; from the coding sequence TTGGAAATTACAGATGTTCGCCTACGTCGTGTGAATACGGAAGGACGCATGCGCGCAATCGCTTCCATCACAATGGATCATGAATTCGTCGTTCATGATATTCGCGTTATTGATGGGAATAACGGCATGTTTGTAGCGATGCCAAGCAAAAGAACTCCAGATGGAGAGTTTCGCGATATCGCTCATCCAATTTCCTCGAATACAAGGGAAAAGATTCAAACTGCAGTTTTAGCTGAATACCATCGTGTTGGTGAAATGGAAGCAGCTTATGAAGAAGCAGGAGCTTCCTGA
- the glmU gene encoding bifunctional UDP-N-acetylglucosamine diphosphorylase/glucosamine-1-phosphate N-acetyltransferase GlmU: MNRFAVVLAAGQGTRMKSKLYKVLHPVCGKPMVEHVVGQLEELKLENIVTVVGHGAEKVRDQLGSRVNYVLQEEQLGTAHAVMQTQETLANNEGVTLVVCGDTPLITKETMDALLTYHEEKGAKATILTADAGNPFGYGRIIRDENGRVQRIVEQKDATDDEQQVTEINTGTYCFDNKTLFETLQLVKNENAQGEYYLPDVVEILQKQGEVVAAYQTADFDETMGVNDRVALSKAEVAMKKRINEKHMRNGVTLIDPDATYISPDAVIGQDTVIYPGTTIIGNTTIGEEAKVGPNTEIKDSKVGNMTVVKQSVIHDSEVGNAVNIGPFAHIRPASQIGDEVKIGNFVEVKKAVMGHGSKASHLSYVGDAEIGKDVNLGCGSITVNYDGQKKYLTKVEDGAFIGCNVNLIAPVTVGKGATVAAGSTITDDVPSQALSIARSRQTNKEDYATKKKDN, encoded by the coding sequence ATGAATAGATTTGCAGTTGTATTAGCAGCAGGTCAAGGTACACGGATGAAATCAAAGCTTTATAAAGTGCTCCATCCCGTTTGTGGGAAGCCGATGGTTGAGCACGTTGTGGGTCAACTTGAAGAACTTAAGCTTGAGAACATTGTCACTGTTGTCGGTCACGGCGCTGAGAAAGTTCGTGATCAACTTGGTAGTCGAGTCAATTATGTCCTCCAAGAAGAACAATTAGGAACGGCTCATGCTGTCATGCAGACGCAGGAAACACTAGCAAATAATGAAGGTGTGACGCTTGTAGTATGCGGTGATACTCCTCTCATTACGAAAGAAACAATGGATGCTCTCTTAACATATCATGAGGAAAAGGGTGCGAAAGCTACGATTCTGACGGCAGACGCTGGTAATCCATTTGGTTACGGACGAATTATTCGTGATGAAAATGGACGTGTTCAACGTATTGTTGAACAAAAAGATGCAACTGACGATGAACAGCAAGTGACGGAAATTAATACAGGTACATACTGTTTTGATAACAAAACCCTTTTTGAGACGCTTCAATTAGTGAAAAATGAAAATGCTCAGGGAGAATATTATCTACCGGATGTTGTTGAAATTCTTCAAAAACAAGGTGAAGTCGTAGCAGCTTATCAAACAGCAGATTTCGATGAAACAATGGGCGTGAATGATCGTGTTGCGCTTTCTAAAGCAGAAGTTGCAATGAAAAAGCGCATTAATGAGAAACATATGCGTAATGGCGTTACTCTGATTGATCCTGATGCAACATACATCTCTCCAGATGCTGTGATTGGTCAAGATACCGTCATTTATCCCGGTACAACGATAATTGGGAACACCACCATTGGTGAAGAAGCTAAGGTTGGACCTAATACTGAAATAAAAGATAGTAAGGTTGGAAATATGACCGTTGTGAAACAATCGGTTATTCATGATAGCGAAGTAGGAAATGCTGTAAATATTGGACCGTTTGCACACATTCGACCTGCTTCACAAATCGGTGATGAAGTGAAGATTGGAAACTTTGTTGAAGTGAAGAAAGCTGTTATGGGTCACGGAAGCAAAGCATCTCACTTGAGCTATGTTGGCGATGCCGAAATCGGTAAAGATGTGAATCTTGGCTGTGGTTCTATCACTGTCAATTATGATGGTCAGAAAAAGTACTTAACGAAAGTTGAAGATGGGGCATTCATTGGCTGTAATGTGAATTTGATTGCACCTGTAACAGTAGGCAAAGGTGCAACCGTAGCGGCCGGCTCTACTATTACAGATGATGTTCCTAGCCAGGCGCTATCCATTGCGCGCTCTCGTCAGACGAATAAAGAAGATTATGCAACAAAGAAGAAGGATAACTGA
- a CDS encoding ribose-phosphate diphosphokinase, whose product MANYLDPNLKVFSLNSNPDLAEEIVEHIGVPMGKCSVVRFSDGEIQINIEESIRGCDVYVIQSTCAPVNENIMELLIMIDALKRASAKTINIVLPYYGYARQDRKARSREPITAKLVANLLEVAGVTRLITLDLHASQIQGFFDIPVDQLMGVPTLAKHFEEKNLEDIVVVSPDHGGVTRARKLAERLKAPIAIIDKRRPRPNVAEVMNIVGNIEGKTAIIIDDIIDTAGTITLAANALIENGAKEVFACCTHPVLSGPAIERIDNSKIKELAITNTIPLPNDKQIDKITQLSVAPLLGEAIIRVHEQLSVSKLFD is encoded by the coding sequence ATGGCTAATTATTTAGATCCAAATTTGAAAGTGTTTAGTTTAAACTCGAATCCTGACCTTGCAGAAGAGATTGTAGAGCACATAGGTGTTCCAATGGGAAAATGTTCTGTTGTGCGCTTTAGTGACGGAGAAATCCAAATTAACATCGAAGAAAGTATTCGTGGCTGCGATGTTTATGTGATTCAATCAACATGTGCCCCTGTAAATGAAAACATTATGGAGCTTCTCATTATGATTGACGCTTTAAAGAGAGCTTCTGCTAAAACAATCAATATTGTGCTTCCTTATTACGGATACGCTCGTCAGGATCGTAAAGCAAGATCTCGTGAACCGATTACGGCGAAGTTGGTAGCCAACCTTCTTGAAGTAGCTGGAGTAACTCGTCTTATTACGTTGGATCTTCACGCCTCCCAGATTCAAGGCTTTTTCGATATACCGGTGGACCAGTTGATGGGTGTTCCTACGCTTGCAAAACACTTTGAAGAAAAGAACCTTGAAGATATTGTCGTGGTGTCCCCAGACCATGGTGGAGTGACTCGTGCTCGTAAGCTTGCTGAGCGCCTGAAAGCGCCAATTGCGATTATTGATAAGCGTCGTCCACGTCCGAATGTGGCTGAAGTAATGAATATTGTTGGTAACATCGAAGGCAAAACAGCCATTATTATTGACGACATTATTGATACGGCCGGTACAATTACGCTAGCAGCTAACGCGCTCATTGAAAACGGAGCAAAAGAAGTGTTTGCCTGCTGTACACACCCTGTCTTATCAGGTCCTGCAATCGAACGAATTGATAATTCCAAAATTAAAGAGCTTGCAATTACGAACACGATTCCGCTTCCGAATGACAAGCAAATCGATAAGATTACACAGCTGTCCGTGGCACCTCTTCTTGGTGAAGCAATCATCCGTGTCCATGAGCAACTTTCAGTAAGTAAATTATTTGATTAA
- a CDS encoding 50S ribosomal protein L25/general stress protein Ctc, which produces MAATLKALDRNTTKRSELRTLRETEEGLPAVLYGKDRKSAPVQVDALEFIKVYRQVGKNGVIELNFEGQGTYPVMVYDMQVDPIKNHVLHVDFYSVDLNKEVEAEVPVHLTGEAVGSKEGGVVQQMLHEILVKAKPNDFPDSIDVDISELNVGDAVQAGDLPKGDKYEILLDAEEPIASIVPPTEEPAEDEEEADEVAEEPPADQEETGDETTKTE; this is translated from the coding sequence ATGGCAGCAACATTGAAAGCATTAGATCGTAATACAACAAAAAGAAGCGAACTTAGAACACTACGCGAAACTGAAGAAGGTCTTCCGGCCGTTCTTTACGGTAAAGACCGCAAAAGTGCTCCGGTACAGGTAGACGCTCTTGAGTTCATTAAGGTATATCGTCAGGTCGGAAAAAATGGCGTTATTGAGTTAAACTTCGAAGGACAGGGTACTTATCCTGTTATGGTATATGACATGCAAGTTGATCCAATTAAAAACCACGTTCTTCACGTTGACTTCTATTCTGTTGACCTTAACAAGGAAGTAGAAGCAGAAGTTCCAGTTCACTTAACTGGTGAAGCTGTAGGAAGTAAAGAGGGTGGCGTCGTTCAGCAAATGCTTCATGAAATTCTTGTGAAAGCTAAGCCGAATGATTTCCCTGATAGCATCGATGTTGATATTTCAGAACTTAACGTTGGTGACGCTGTACAAGCTGGAGATCTTCCGAAAGGTGACAAGTACGAAATTCTTCTAGATGCTGAAGAGCCGATTGCTTCAATCGTACCTCCAACAGAAGAGCCAGCTGAAGACGAAGAAGAAGCTGATGAAGTAGCGGAAGAGCCACCAGCAGATCAAGAAGAAACTGGTGACGAAACAACGAAAACAGAATAA
- the pth gene encoding aminoacyl-tRNA hydrolase, which translates to MKLIVGLGNPGKKFTNTRHNVGFMAIDQLAKEMGIALDQKKFQGIYGKGVVNGEPVYLLKPQTFMNLSGESVRPLMEYFNIEVADLLVIYDDLDLPTGKVRIRQKGSAGGHNGMKSIITHLHTQEFKRVRIGIDRSARQTVIDYVLKPFSKEEVEPIQLAIEQTAKACEAWTTTSFPEVMNQYNS; encoded by the coding sequence TTGAAATTAATAGTAGGCCTCGGTAACCCGGGAAAGAAATTTACTAATACAAGACATAATGTAGGATTTATGGCTATTGACCAACTTGCAAAAGAGATGGGAATCGCGTTAGATCAAAAGAAGTTTCAGGGTATATACGGTAAAGGAGTGGTAAATGGAGAACCCGTTTATCTATTAAAACCACAAACCTTTATGAATTTGTCAGGAGAATCCGTGCGTCCATTGATGGAATACTTTAATATTGAGGTAGCGGACTTGCTTGTCATATATGATGATTTGGATCTTCCTACTGGTAAAGTGCGAATTCGTCAGAAGGGTAGCGCGGGTGGACATAATGGAATGAAGTCCATTATCACACACCTTCATACACAGGAATTTAAGAGGGTGCGAATCGGAATTGATCGGTCAGCACGCCAAACTGTCATTGACTATGTTTTAAAACCTTTCTCAAAAGAAGAAGTAGAGCCGATTCAACTTGCTATCGAGCAAACGGCAAAAGCGTGTGAAGCATGGACAACAACCTCTTTTCCAGAAGTGATGAATCAGTATAACTCGTGA
- a CDS encoding anti-sigma-F factor Fin family protein: MDIHYVCRHCGTEIGRLSQQNHTADELGFQQLTEKERQAMVHYHHNGTIEVKAICEDCHEAMERSPSFHELDTFIQ, encoded by the coding sequence ATGGATATTCATTACGTATGCCGTCATTGTGGAACGGAGATTGGAAGACTGTCACAACAAAACCACACAGCTGACGAACTAGGGTTTCAACAGCTCACTGAGAAGGAGCGCCAGGCAATGGTTCACTATCATCATAATGGAACAATTGAAGTGAAAGCCATTTGCGAAGATTGCCATGAAGCCATGGAGCGATCTCCATCTTTTCATGAGCTTGATACATTTATTCAGTAA